A genomic region of Staphylococcus equorum contains the following coding sequences:
- a CDS encoding TetR/AcrR family transcriptional regulator, which produces MKTNKQKMIINSSIKEFVKNGFDKASTNEIVKKANISKGSLFNYFNSKKDLYIYLINYSTQILENMYREIDLSEKDLFNRIENIGLQKLYVQQKHPEIFDFLKHSIQEESLEVKAIIEKKVDHIYENGRQKIFANIDYSKFRDDIDIEKAIEILNWTMSGFGEKGLQQIKSFENISDFGNQYLKEWHDYAQILKNSFYK; this is translated from the coding sequence TTGAAAACGAACAAACAAAAAATGATTATTAACTCATCAATCAAAGAATTTGTGAAAAATGGTTTTGACAAGGCATCTACAAATGAAATTGTTAAAAAAGCGAATATTTCCAAGGGATCATTATTTAATTATTTTAATAGTAAAAAAGACCTCTATATTTATTTAATTAATTATAGTACACAAATTTTAGAGAATATGTATAGAGAAATTGATTTAAGTGAGAAGGATTTATTTAATAGGATTGAGAATATTGGTTTACAAAAATTATATGTTCAACAAAAGCATCCTGAAATATTTGATTTTCTAAAACATTCTATTCAAGAAGAATCATTAGAAGTAAAAGCTATTATTGAGAAAAAAGTTGACCATATATATGAAAATGGACGACAAAAAATATTTGCTAACATCGACTATTCTAAATTTCGTGATGATATTGATATCGAAAAAGCAATTGAAATTCTTAATTGGACAATGTCCGGTTTTGGAGAAAAGGGACTTCAACAAATAAAATCTTTTGAAAATATTTCCGATTTTGGTAATCAGTATCTCAAAGAGTGGCATGATTACGCTCAAATATTAAAGAATAGTTTTTATAAGTAA
- a CDS encoding replication initiator protein A, protein MSRKNIKNQASQNFYMLHKVLFINEKYKKLSDSAKVTYAILNDRVSLSIKNNWIDQNGDIYFIFTNENLQEVLDKSKNTITKIKKELQEVGLLEQVKTGFNRPNKLYLHEIETNINIEKEIQNSTSNNDESSDSKESQIMGVQNPKQWEPRIPNNGSPESQNLDSNDTDLSNTDYIETENNDTNDLNDTYNNPINNNHSDHTNHQQTEFNNDALKFQVLEELPQQLQDYLSKFEIREIRIIKSVLLKGKKSFNNAHDTYYRLEDVEFEIVSVLKRFKAMLLQKNETVEAMQGYLMQSIKAEFEETHALYMRRQNMKQHNIFNQ, encoded by the coding sequence ATGTCTAGAAAAAACATAAAAAATCAGGCCAGTCAAAATTTCTATATGCTACATAAAGTATTATTTATCAATGAAAAATATAAAAAGTTAAGTGATAGTGCAAAAGTTACCTATGCAATTCTTAATGATAGAGTAAGTTTATCTATTAAAAATAATTGGATAGATCAAAATGGAGATATATATTTTATTTTCACAAATGAAAATCTTCAAGAAGTGTTAGATAAAAGTAAAAATACAATAACCAAAATTAAAAAAGAATTACAAGAAGTGGGTTTATTAGAACAAGTTAAAACTGGATTTAATCGACCAAACAAACTATACCTTCATGAAATTGAAACAAATATAAATATTGAAAAAGAAATACAAAATAGCACTTCAAACAATGACGAATCAAGTGATAGCAAGGAATCCCAAATAATGGGAGTCCAGAATCCCAAACAATGGGAGCCCAGAATCCCAAACAATGGGAGCCCAGAATCCCAAAACTTAGACTCTAATGATACTGACTTAAGTAATACTGATTATATAGAGACTGAGAATAATGATACGAATGACTTGAATGATACATACAACAATCCAATAAACAATAATCATTCGGATCATACAAATCATCAACAAACCGAATTTAATAATGATGCGCTTAAGTTCCAAGTCCTCGAAGAATTGCCTCAACAACTTCAAGACTATTTAAGTAAATTTGAAATTAGAGAAATTCGGATTATTAAAAGTGTATTACTCAAAGGTAAAAAATCATTTAATAATGCACATGATACGTATTACCGTTTAGAAGATGTTGAGTTTGAAATTGTAAGTGTGTTGAAACGTTTTAAAGCGATGCTGCTACAAAAGAATGAAACCGTTGAAGCGATGCAAGGGTATTTAATGCAATCTATTAAAGCTGAATTCGAAGAAACACATGCACTTTATATGCGACGTCAAAACATGAAACAACATAATATCTTTAATCAGTAG
- a CDS encoding ABC transporter permease, whose translation MHEKFSGWNTLFLHYLKLDWKKMIIWILSIGLFSAGFVPAFKEIAQGKGLIGMFETLQNPAMISMVGPTPIETATDYTLGAMYAHEMLLFCGLFAMIVSILHIIGHTRKEEELGLTELVRSFQIGRQANSLATIIEIVLINGLIAMFISAVMVSFNAETISLQGALLFGITIGMAGVMGASIALVVSQIMPTSSSAIGLSLGIVGLLYIIRAGTDVSNIELSIFNPLGWTYLTYPFTDNNWLPIAIAFIFSIIVVIIAFMLEGARDMGDSYIPEKKGKRNAKKSLLSIRGLLCKINQSIIISWLVAFMVMGIAYGSIYGDMQTFLESNEMMKQMFSTSNVSIETSFTSTIMVVMVSLVAILPIVIVNKLFSEENKLHLSQIYPTKVTRSRIYWTNIGLAFFSSVLGVLVASLSLGVTAINVMEGHGEMQLIDFLAAGYNFLPAILFFTSLATLAFGWAPKLGKIAYAYLGYTFALNYFGGTLDLPEWLSKTAILNWLPQMPKENFDIFSFVILSMISIVFIILGYIGYKKRDLIG comes from the coding sequence ATGCATGAAAAATTTTCTGGTTGGAACACACTGTTTTTGCATTATCTAAAGCTTGATTGGAAAAAAATGATTATATGGATTTTAAGTATTGGTTTGTTTTCAGCAGGATTTGTTCCAGCTTTTAAAGAGATAGCACAAGGGAAAGGGTTAATTGGTATGTTTGAAACATTACAAAACCCTGCAATGATTTCTATGGTAGGTCCCACACCAATTGAGACAGCAACAGATTATACTTTAGGCGCCATGTATGCACATGAAATGTTATTATTTTGTGGACTTTTTGCGATGATAGTCTCTATATTGCATATAATTGGACATACACGTAAGGAAGAAGAATTGGGGCTTACAGAATTAGTACGCTCGTTTCAAATAGGTCGACAAGCAAATTCACTTGCTACAATAATAGAAATAGTGTTAATTAATGGCTTAATAGCGATGTTTATTTCTGCAGTAATGGTGAGTTTTAATGCAGAAACGATTTCTCTTCAAGGTGCCCTGCTTTTTGGAATAACAATTGGAATGGCAGGAGTAATGGGTGCAAGCATTGCTCTCGTTGTCTCTCAAATCATGCCAACCTCATCATCTGCCATTGGATTGTCTCTTGGTATTGTAGGTTTGCTATATATTATCCGTGCTGGCACAGATGTATCCAACATTGAGTTGTCTATTTTTAATCCTCTTGGTTGGACATATCTCACTTACCCTTTTACAGATAATAATTGGCTTCCGATTGCCATTGCTTTTATATTTAGTATCATAGTAGTTATTATTGCATTTATGCTTGAAGGCGCACGCGATATGGGAGATAGCTATATTCCTGAAAAAAAAGGAAAGAGGAATGCCAAAAAGTCATTATTATCTATCCGTGGTTTATTATGCAAAATTAATCAAAGTATTATCATCAGTTGGTTAGTTGCATTTATGGTTATGGGCATTGCTTATGGATCAATTTATGGAGACATGCAGACTTTCTTAGAAAGTAACGAAATGATGAAACAAATGTTTTCTACTTCAAATGTTTCTATTGAAACATCATTTACGAGCACGATTATGGTGGTTATGGTTAGTTTAGTTGCTATATTGCCGATTGTAATTGTTAACAAATTATTTTCAGAAGAAAATAAACTTCATCTTAGCCAAATATACCCTACTAAAGTGACGCGTAGTAGAATATATTGGACTAATATTGGTTTAGCATTTTTTAGTAGCGTATTAGGTGTTTTAGTGGCTTCACTTAGCCTAGGTGTGACAGCAATAAACGTGATGGAAGGTCATGGGGAAATGCAGCTTATTGATTTCCTTGCAGCTGGATATAATTTTTTACCTGCTATATTATTTTTCACTAGTCTTGCTACTCTTGCATTCGGGTGGGCACCCAAACTTGGAAAAATAGCTTATGCTTATCTTGGATATACTTTTGCACTCAATTATTTTGGAGGTACTTTAGACTTACCTGAATGGCTTTCAAAAACAGCTATATTGAATTGGCTCCCACAAATGCCAAAAGAAAATTTTGATATCTTCAGTTTTGTCATTCTATCTATGATTAGCATTGTATTTATAATTTTAGGCTATATTGGATATAAAAAACGAGATTTAATTGGGTGA
- a CDS encoding DUF536 domain-containing protein, producing MKSVKMLSEELGVSKQTIFNNIKRLNIETIKQENTSFIKEDTDIEKIIQRVNENKKKYGFESATEDKQKKESDNINVESKSDTQIVEILKNQIDTLNDQIEKQESRHETTIEFYRKELQERSKLLENQQVLALESNKKIQKLENQLEEERHLNYSFDTSTNDRQNVDAQEATYTTDSVNINQHQEEEKEAEIQHKDIDESKSDESTRYEETQPKKGFWSRLFGG from the coding sequence ATGAAAAGCGTGAAAATGTTGAGTGAAGAATTAGGGGTTAGTAAGCAAACGATTTTTAATAACATTAAACGATTGAATATAGAGACAATAAAACAGGAAAACACTTCGTTTATTAAAGAAGATACCGATATAGAAAAAATCATTCAAAGAGTAAATGAAAATAAAAAGAAATATGGTTTTGAAAGTGCTACTGAAGACAAACAAAAAAAAGAGTCAGATAATATTAATGTTGAATCCAAAAGTGATACTCAAATAGTAGAAATCCTTAAAAATCAGATTGATACTTTGAATGATCAAATTGAAAAACAAGAAAGTCGTCATGAAACAACAATTGAATTCTACAGAAAAGAGTTGCAGGAAAGATCAAAATTGCTTGAGAATCAGCAAGTTCTGGCATTAGAGAGTAATAAAAAAATTCAAAAGTTAGAGAATCAATTAGAGGAAGAGAGACACCTTAATTATTCCTTTGATACATCTACTAACGATAGACAAAACGTTGATGCACAAGAAGCAACATATACTACTGATTCTGTAAATATTAATCAACACCAGGAAGAAGAAAAAGAAGCAGAGATTCAACATAAGGATATAGATGAAAGTAAAAGCGATGAAAGTACGCGATATGAAGAAACACAACCTAAAAAAGGCTTCTGGAGTCGTTTGTTTGGTGGCTAA
- a CDS encoding ABC transporter ATP-binding protein yields MREVVKITGLQKNFGDFKALNDVSFTVNKGEVLGFIGPNGAGKSTTLRTLLGVIKRDAGEVEIFGKDVWKESLKIHKRISYVPGDIALWGNLTGGEIIDLFMKLHGSGDTEKRDELIKRFELDPKKKSKGYSKGNRQKVGLIAALSVDSDLYIFDEPTSGLDPLMEVTFQEEVEKIKATGKSILLSSHILSEVERLADRVAIIRQGEIVETGTLDELRHLTRSTLMIETEEDVAKLSEIQGVFDFKQSNNQATFSADNKHLNSILSEAVKLGVKKLESTPPTLEDLFIRHYEG; encoded by the coding sequence ATGAGGGAAGTTGTGAAAATTACAGGATTACAAAAGAACTTTGGTGATTTCAAGGCTTTAAATGATGTGTCTTTTACAGTTAATAAAGGTGAAGTTTTAGGATTTATTGGTCCTAATGGTGCAGGAAAATCTACTACTTTGCGTACACTATTAGGAGTTATTAAACGAGATGCAGGTGAGGTAGAAATATTCGGAAAAGATGTATGGAAAGAAAGTCTTAAAATTCATAAAAGAATATCTTATGTTCCAGGGGATATTGCATTATGGGGTAATTTGACGGGTGGAGAAATTATCGATTTATTCATGAAATTACATGGTAGTGGAGACACAGAAAAACGAGATGAGTTAATTAAACGTTTTGAACTAGATCCTAAGAAAAAGTCTAAAGGATATTCAAAAGGTAACCGTCAAAAAGTTGGTTTGATTGCAGCATTATCAGTTGATTCCGACTTATACATCTTTGATGAACCGACCTCTGGCCTTGATCCATTAATGGAAGTAACATTTCAAGAAGAAGTTGAAAAAATTAAAGCAACTGGAAAATCTATTTTGCTATCCTCACATATTTTAAGTGAGGTGGAACGTCTAGCAGATAGAGTTGCTATTATTAGACAAGGAGAAATCGTAGAAACTGGAACACTCGATGAATTACGTCATTTAACTCGTTCAACGCTGATGATCGAAACAGAAGAAGATGTAGCTAAATTATCAGAAATACAAGGCGTATTTGATTTTAAACAAAGCAATAATCAAGCGACATTTTCTGCTGATAATAAACACCTTAATTCTATTCTAAGCGAAGCAGTTAAATTGGGTGTTAAAAAACTTGAATCTACACCACCTACACTTGAAGATTTATTTATACGTCATTATGAAGGCTAA
- a CDS encoding GNAT family N-acetyltransferase yields the protein MTQYQTWGPQSYEETQQFINVVLDKESNWIYNVLVDPDTDKVIGAIQLAIDEVNQSAEINFIVHPNYWGDGVATDIAKTIIKYAFKVLKLNRIGAAIDSNNIASGIVLEKLGMKREGMLRKDKLVQDEYRDTLIYGLLRSEY from the coding sequence GTGACTCAGTATCAAACTTGGGGTCCTCAAAGTTATGAAGAGACTCAGCAGTTCATTAATGTGGTGTTAGATAAAGAATCCAATTGGATTTACAATGTCCTCGTTGATCCTGATACAGATAAAGTCATAGGGGCGATACAATTAGCCATAGATGAAGTGAACCAAAGTGCTGAAATTAACTTTATTGTCCATCCAAATTATTGGGGCGACGGCGTTGCGACGGATATCGCGAAAACAATCATCAAATATGCCTTTAAAGTACTGAAACTCAATAGAATAGGGGCAGCCATTGATTCAAACAATATAGCTTCCGGAATTGTGTTGGAAAAGTTAGGTATGAAACGAGAGGGCATGTTGAGAAAAGATAAATTAGTGCAAGATGAATATAGAGACACATTGATCTATGGTCTTTTGAGAAGTGAATACTAA